Proteins encoded within one genomic window of Setaria italica strain Yugu1 chromosome IV, Setaria_italica_v2.0, whole genome shotgun sequence:
- the LOC101781215 gene encoding aspartyl protease family protein At5g10770-like, whose protein sequence is MVWVLVPLLLLLLVSGSSSPVVHAADHDGDDYMMVAMNSLKPEATCLGHREIPPQNGTWVPLHHPLGPCSPSPSGKPPSLDDLLRQDQLRVDHIHRRLSGDVGDDKTGSNKTEEPVVIVSQEYHQLASNFSVGSNVSRAPPPAPTQDYPQSIDLAAIGGGRQRLPGVIQTMVLDTASDVPWVQCVPCPIPPCHPQTNTFYDPTKSPTYAAFRCSSSTCRQLGPYANGCVGNQCQYKVTYPDGSSSSGTYVSDLLTINPTNSIAKFQFGCSHVEQGTFNNRTAGIMALGGGPESLVSQAASIYGNAFSYCAPPTASHKGFFRLGVPRVAATRYVVTPMLRYKQVPTFYRVLLRDIAVAGGRLNVQPVVFAAGSVLDSRTIISRLPATAYQALRAAFRNAMRMYRMAPPKGSLDTCYDFTGVVGTVRLPKITLVFDKNAVVELDPSGILFNDCLAFIPNRDDSMPGILGNVQQQTIEVLYDVGGGAVGFRRNAC, encoded by the exons GCCACCTGCTTGGGGCACAGGG AGATTCCACCGCAGAACGGCACCTGGGTACCATTGCATCACCCGCTTGGgccgtgctcgccgtcgccatcaGGTAAGCCGCCGTCCTTGGACGACCTGCTCCGGCAGGACCAGCTCCGCGTCGACCACATCCACAGGAGGCTGTCGGGAGACGTCGGCGACGACAAGACGGGCTCCAACAAGACTGAGGAGCCTGTAGTCATCGTAAGCCAGGAGTACCACCAGCTCGCTAGTAATTTCAGCGTGGGCTCCAATGTATCTCGGGCTCCGCCTCCGGCTCCGACTCAAGACTAC CCGCAGAGCATTGATCTGGCGGCGATCGGCGGCGGTCGGCAGAGGCTGCCAGGAGTGATCCAGACGATGGTGCTCGACACGGCGAGCGACGTGCCGTGGGTGCAGTGCGTGCCGTGCCCCATCCCGCCGTGCCACCCGCAGACCAACACCTTCTACGACCCGACCAAGTCTCCCACCTACGCCGCCTTCCGCTGCAGCTCCTCGACCTGCCGGCAACTCGGCCCCTACGCCAACGGCTGTGTCGGCAACCAGTGCCAGTACAAGGTCACCTACCCCGACGGCTCGTCATCGTCGGGGACGTACGTCTCTGACTTGCTCACCATCAACCCCACGAACTCCATCGCCAAGTTCCAGTTCGGCTGCAGCCACGTCGAGCAGGGCACCTTCAACAACCGCACCGCCGGGATCAtggcgctcggcggcggcccTGAGTCGCTTGTGTCCCAGGCCGCCTCCATCTACGGCAACGCCTTCTCCTACTGCGCCCCGCCGACGGCGAGCCACAAGGGGTTCTTCCGCCTCGGCGTGCCGCGCGTTGCCGCCACCAGGTACGTGGTGACACCCATGCTCAGGTACAAGCAGGTGCCCACGTTCTACCGCGTCCTGCTCCGGGacatcgccgtcgccgggggGCGGCTCAACGTCCAGCCTGTGGTGTTCGCCGCCGGGTCGGTGCTGGACTCCCGCACCATCATCAGCCGACTGCCGGCGACGGCGTACCAGGCGCTGCGGGCGGCGTTCAGGAACGCCATGAGGATGTACCGCATGGCACCCCCCAAGGGGAGCCTGGACACCTGCTACGACTTCACCGGCGTCGTCGGCACCGTCCGGCTGCCGAAGATCACGCTGGTGTTCGACAAGAACGCCGTCGTGGAGCTTGACCCGTCGGGGATCCTGTTCAACGACTGCCTCGCCTTCATCCCCAACCGCGACGACAGCATGCCTGGCATCCTTGGCAACGTGCAGCAGCAGACGATCGAGGTGCTCTATGATGTCGGCGGCGGGGCTGTAGGGTTCCGCCGTAACGCGTGCTGA